GGCTTGTAGTTGTGGCTGGCATTACGCATCGTCTAACTTTTCTCCTGTCTATTCCTTCACCATCTCTTTCTGTAATACTTAGTGTGTTCAAGTATCGCGTAAATCCTTTGACTCCATCTCATCACAGTATCACAAACTCTACGCTGCTTCATCTTCTCTTACTGTGTGCCGTTTGCTCAGTTCTTGAGACAATAAAGACACGCGTGAGTTGCCCTACTCTTTCCTCCTACTGCCAGTGATGAGTgccttttatgttttcctACTTTTTCTGTATTAATTTACTCTCATTCTGCAGTTGAtaataaccaaaaaaaaagcttcatGTTTTTGTACGAGGAATTTCATAagcattttttctcttttcgacACAACGCCGCAGCAACGCGCCTGTGTTTTACCGCGCTATTTTACACCGGAAAACGTTTGCTTTCAATATTTGGTACGTTTTCTGATACTTGCTTCTTCAATTTTACTTTTGGTTCCCTAAACGGGAGAGTGTAGAGTGGAGTCGTCTATGGGTCGCATTCCGAATAATCggatttaaaataaataaggCTACATGCAAGCAACACAATACATGCGAACCGGAGCCTTGTCTTGATAAAAACCGGCAATGACGTGTTAGAGGTGTGGTAGCTTTCCCTTGCCAGACAACAGATAAAAACAGATACATTCGAGCCACTTAAAGCGGCCGAAACGGATGTGGCTGTTTTGTTTATGTCCTTTTTAGTATATCTAACTAAGATTGTGCCCTATTATTCTCCACGTGCTGCTATAGTACGGGAATACAGCCAATATAGAGCAACGTTGGGTGTGTTTTGTGAGTCCTGTATGTAATGGAACCTGTTTGCCCTCTTTTTGCTGTTAGTTTTGCGTCACAAACTAAACTATGAAACGAGGCAGATAATATACTATTCTCCACCTATTGCGTTTCATTGCTGGTGGCTACAGAAGGAAAGGTATAAAGATCCTCTCATTCTACTTCCTTTCTGCAGCAACATGTTGTCCTTTATGTTCTTCAACAACAATTTGCTTGTTCTTCCATTGTCTCGAAGAATAATTTAAGGTGAAATTCGCTTGGAAATGGTACAACAACATAAGATAGGAACTTTGAATCTCGTTTGAAGTGCGCTATGGCGCCCATAGTATAACCACCACCCTTGGgactcgactgctgctgtggccgtgtGGGCGTTGGTAATTTTAATCCTATCTACGTACCGTAACGCAACCCCGGTTCTTGCCCTTGTTTTTACTCCCTGAGGCAGCCACCAGGGTCCTTCAAGTATCAAAGACAATACCGACGCTTGCTCCCGGGGTGTATTTTGGCCAGTTAGTATTCTTTAATAGGTGGGAttgattcgttttcttttctagtTTACCGATTAAATTAATTCTGTCTTTGTCTGCCCTCCCTTCTGGCCCATGGGATCCACTAGCACCACTGCGATAGTCGTCTTTGACAGGAGTCAACAGTGGAAGGAACAAAAACCATAACAAAACCCCATTTTCTCATTAATATTCCAGTCTTTTGATGGTGTTTATACACGGATatcgtgtgtttatgtgtgacCCACAGATAGCCAGCTATTCATTCCAATATACAATGaaggttccctttttcggtatTTCCAACTACTTTTTCTGTCGCCGACTAACAAGGCATTTCGTAGACGAAGCTCTACGCTCTGTGTTACACACATCTCATAGCCGTTGGGcattttttgaattttaaaattgcTTGTCTTGTGTGTAGTTGGAAAGTTAACtaaaaacattaaactaaAAGGGTTGTATCCGAATTAAATGCCCCTGTCCCTAAACCCCTAGTCAGTTTTGTTCGTTGTCGGCAGCGGTGTGTAATTCTGTGTATCGTACAACCGACGAATTGAGTTAGGTTCAGGAGTCGGTCGGAAACACTTTCAGGACAAAATATTGTAATTACTTAAGCAAAGCTCAGCCCATCTGTGCTCTGCGGATGGCGCAGCAACACACAAGGAggatgatttgatttgatcacAGTTTTTGTAGTAGAAGGCAatatgtgtttctgtgttctaCAAATTGGTTGGTAATACATTCCTGTGCCCTACGCATGGTTCCACGGCAGCTCAATTACAGGGGGGTAAGAGCAGTTGTGAAGCAAACCAACGTAAGAAGGACAACGAAACGCTCGGAGGACGATAGCAGCCAGGTCAACCAGGCTGCCTTGCCTCATACGttgatacatttttcctatcctTCCAGTAATCTGACTAGACTTTTGTGTTGCAGCTGCAGTCTGATTATACGGGGGAGGGGCTTTATGGAATAAGTTCTGCTACAATCTGTTACCACCAGTGTGTATTGTTGTCAAGACTCACtcacaaaaccaacacccaAGACAAGGAAACATTGCAAAACTAAATCACCTAGAGACGTTTTATGTTGTAGAGGTATTTGTGCAACGAACCATTGCATCCATCTCTAATctataaacaacaacaaaagacagGTACAGGATTTAGGGGGAGTCGTCTGGcttctccatcttcttctacttcttgcCTGCCTACCATACAAGTAGGATGGGATGATGCGGTAAAAAGGAATGTTAGTTCGGTTAAATAGTTCCAATGGGATTCTTTTCGTTGGTTTCACCGGTCTGGTCAATGGAAGTAGTTGCTTTGGAAGCTGCTTAAGCGGAAGGTTCACTTTTACTGAGTcaccctctctttcttatGTTGCTCTGGTTGTATTCTCTCTTTGTAACCTGCAGCTCAGTGAGATTCTAAGTTCCAGCCAAAAGCAAACTCCCGTGAACACCCTCGTCGTATGTCTATAGACAACCCGATCAGCTTGGCTGCTTCACAAGCTGTGCTATAGCGCGATCACTCTTCTACCACCTCCTAACAAACGCCGATACGCGTTACATGCCAGGGCGGTTCCGGAATGATAGCAACAAACTTAATTGGATAAACCGTTGGCGCAACTTTAAGGGGTGCAACAAACTGGGTTTCGCGGGTTTCGCGGCCACCACTTGCGTGCGTCTCACTACAAAATGCTTTTGTCCTCTCTACGTTAAACAAtctgcttttttctcttttcatttttggcaTAACCCTGAATTTCCTTTCATCAGCTATTTCTctgtttcaaattttcctcTCAATTCGCCtctgattgattgtttgtgtttgtgtgtgcgactgTGGTTCCATAATATTCATGAAAGTCCGCTGTGGCTAGGGGCTGCTGTATGATTCCGTTTACTTTCGTCCGAAATTTGAATGAGCGTGCTTTCGTTCAATAATAAATCATCACCATAACTTATGCTACTACTAGTATCTGTGTTGCCAGTTTCTTCGTGGCGCTAGCGATGTGCTGTGATTGCGGTGCATTAATCGAgggtgcatcggtgcatccCTCACAAATCATCTTATaatcagcagcaaaaacaaaacaaaaaagacaaagaaaaGTACAAGGCTCCAGAGCAATGCGCTTTACCACCCCTAAGCCCACGCCTCGTTACAATAGCATTACTCACTAGAGAATATTATAACTACAATTAGTTGAAGAATAaattggagaagaaaaaatcaaatccgCTCTCccactttcctttctctctttctctttctctacttTCGATCATGTTCAGCTCGATCGTTGTCGTAAGTTGGTGTGTTGTTCTTTTCAAGGTTCGGACCCCGGGGGGCGATCGGTAACCCCTCCTCTAAATTGATTCGTTTCGCATTTTGATACTTCTAATGGGAAGGAAGATTAGTGTTGGTACTAATAgggcctgcgtgtgtgtgtttaatgtgTGAAACAGGGCCCTTCCTGTTTGGCTAGCTGAGGTCGCTTATCCTCTGGTTTCATactggaaaatgatttaatgCCAATAACGTTACGTTACCTAGAGTATGTTTTCACAGTTTGTTGTGTCTGTGGGTAATTGGAAAGAAGGAAGTTGGGGAGACGGAAGGGGTTTATGTTCGAGGACGAAATTAActttaaacgaaacgaaactaaccttgctttctctttctctctttccgaTCGtcgtggacacacacacacacacacctgctgATCGAGCGGTGAATGTAGAGGGAGCACTGTTTACTGTTGTACCGGGGGCACAACTGGAGCGGCCTGCgcctgtggtggtggcggcggtggagcagcagcagtaggataAGGATAGTACGCGGCCGTAGTGGCCGTAATCGGGTACGAAGCCTGATACTGCATTCCAGTCGGATCGAAACCGGTGTATCCGGCCGGTGGTGCAGTCGGAATGGTTTGTCcggccgcagcagctgcagcagcggcagcggccgccaaCTGTGGATACTGGTTCGGTGCGCCCGGTCCAGCCGCGTACCCATTGCCGTACTGTTGCTTCGGAGGGTAGGAGCGGCCACcgttgttcggtttcggtgtacCGTCCATGTTGTACTGCTGGGCACCGTTCGGGTTGTAGCGACCACCCGgttgcgactgctgctgcataccaCCGAGTCCCTGATGAGCGGCCTTGTTCTGATAGTAGCGCATGCCACCACCCGgtgcggcagctgcagcagcagcggcggccgctgctgcaccacccgCAAACAGGGCCGTAGTATAGTCATCGTACTGGCCCGGATAGATGTTCTTCGGATGATAAGCACGCAGCTGCGTCGGATCGTACATCTGCTGTCCCGGTGCACCACCGACAGCTCCACCGGCCTGCGGTGATTGAGGCGAGTGCGACTGGTAGCCTCCCTGGCCACCATTGCCGCCCATCATCTGTGGGTTCGGTTTGTTCCAGTTGTTCTCGTTGCGCTGATACATGCCACCGTCGCGGTACTTGTTCGGTCCACCTGGTCCACCGAATCTATTGCCACCTCCCATCATCATTccgccaccagcgccaccgttCTGCATGCCGCCCCACTTCGGTGGGCCTCCaaaaccaccgccgccattgaACGGTGGACGGCGCTGGTAACCGTTGCCCatcatgccaccaccactgctaccGTAGCTACCGCGCGTGTTGTACCGCTGCCGGCCCTTGCCGCCCGGTGTTTGCTTGGCCATCTCGACCAGCTCGACCGTCGGCTGCTGGCCTGCTTCCTCCAGTACCGACAGCAGCTCCCGTGCCTGACGTCCGTTGTTTGGTGTGAAGAAAGTGTACGCCGTACCGTACTGCGAGCAGCGCCCCGTGCGCCCGATGCGATGAATGTAGTCCTCCGAGGAGTTCGGGTAGTCGAAGTTAATTACGTACTTGACGTCTTCCACGTCCAGACCGCGAGCAGCGACATCCGTTGCCACCAGGATTGTGCTCTTGCCGTGCCGGAAGTCCTGCAGCACGTAATCCCGCTCCGATTGGCTCTTGTCACCGTGGATCGACGTCGCCCCGTACCCATCGCGCACAATGTTCTTCAGCAGATcgtccaccttcttcttcgtctcgaCGAAGATGATAATCTTGTTCGAAGCGTCCGTCGAGGCAATCTCCTTCAGCAGCTTTAGTagtttgctctctttctcgttctcctcACACACGTCCACGATCTGGTGGATGTTGTGGTTCGCGGCCAAACTCAGCGAACCTATGTTGATCTGGATGTAATCGCGCAGGAAATCCTCGGCCAGCGTTTGCACCTCCTTCGGCCAGGTAGCCGACCACATCAGCACCTGCCGATCCGGTCGGATCTGCTCGACGATCTTGCGAATCTGCGGCTCGAAGCCCATGTCCAGCATACGATCGGCTTCATCCAGCACTAGATACGTGCAGCGATGTAGGTTCGTGATACCGCGCTCGAGGAAATCGATCAACCGCCCCGGTGTGGCAATGACCACCTCAACACCTCGCTCCAAGTCACGCACCTATCGACCCGGAGAGAAACATAGAGAGAAACAATGAAACAGAGCTCAAAGCCTGTGAAGCTTTCCACAAAGCGCGCCGCAACTCACCTGTGGTCCCTTCAGTGCACCACCGAAGATGCAGGTATAGCGAATGTTCGGTTTCGAATGATTTCCAAACTCGCGCACGACCGTTTGGATCTGTTGCGCAAGCTCGCGCGTCGGTGCGAGCACCAGCACGATCGGTCCGTCGCCACGCGTCAATGGTTTCTGGTGCGAGATGTGCACGAGTCCGGGCAGCATGTAGGCGAGCGTTTTGCCCGAACCCGTCTGCGCAATACCGACCATATCGCGGCCACTCAGCGCAATCGGCCATCCCTGCGACTGGATAGCCGTTGGTCTCGGGAAGCCCTGCTTCTTGATCTCATTCATCACGTACTCGGGGAAGTTACCTTCCTCGAACGATTGGCACGGATGCGGCACATTGTTGCCCATCACCGTGACCTGGGTGCTCTCGCGGAACACCTGCACCTCTTCGTCCGACCGGGCCATCACGTTCGGGTGCGGTACGTAGAAATCCTTCTGGAACGGCTCCAAATTCTCCCACATCGGTTTCATTAGATTCTGGCCCGGGTACTTGGCCTTCAATGACTGGATTTTGGCGCGATCATCCTTGTTGAAGCCATTGCCATAGTCCGGTCGGGGACCGTATCCGTTGCGGTTGCCCATTCCACCCCCGTATCCACCACCCATGCCGCCCATCATACCACCCATACCGTTGGGGCTGCCACCGGAGTGGTACTTCTTCGGACCACCGAACGTGTCGAACGGTTTATCATCTCCGTATGGTTTACCCATACCGCCACTACCCGGACCGTACATCTTGGGGCCACCAAAGTCCTTCTTCGGCATCATGCCCGGCTGGCCACCGGGTCCGCCGAACGTGCGTGGTCCTGCTCCGAACTTGTTGAAGCCGGGTCCTCCCGGACCTCCGCCATTcatgttctgctgctgatagatCGGCTTCGGTCCGACGAACGCGTTCGCGTTGAACGGTGGGATCGTCGGGGGGCCACCGGGACCCGGTTTGTTCATAAAGTGTGGCGGCTTGTTGCCCGGCTGTCCGCCGACATAGAAATCGTTCTTCTCCTGACGGGGACCCCGGAAtcccccctgctgctgctgttgctgctgttgttgctgcggcggtggttgcggctgctgctgctgctgctgtggtggctGTGGCGTAGCTTGGAACTGCATTTCCTTTAcgtttttttcgcttctttctgAAGTTTGAAACTCGTGGAGTGATCTGCTGCTCTAGAAATGTGTGCGCGAATTTGGggagtttttcttcttcagctgTGATGTCGTGCAAATGCGATTTCACAGCACGGAAAAGTGgcttttcgtggaaaacttCCTGTCCGATGGGGCCTAACTTGTGTTCCTAacgtttctcttcttctgcttttccctgctttttcctcttttctctgCAACTTTCGACTGCAATATGGCGTACGGTGcggcgcagcagcacaccagaagagccggagggggggaaacaaaaggaaaaaggaaatcaaccATCTcgctctggctgctgctgtcagctATTCGATTCGCCTTCTCGCTTCAGCAATGGCGGAGCAAATCGAGTTTTCAGGCAGATGTGAAAAAATTTCCACACCAATTTTCGCTTACCTAACGCCGCTCGGTCGGTGGTTCTGCTCGCTTTCTCGATGCTACCGGTGATGGTCTACCGTTTGCGCACCGTTTCCACTGCACGGGACACtggaaaattgtggaaaattgcaatttttCGTTCACACCATACCACGGACTTCACGACGACTtcgaagagaaaaaagcaagGAAGGAGAGGGGGCAGGGGAAGgcggtgaaaaaaaaaactccccggCTACTGTCAAACAGAGCTGTCAGTTTTCAGACCTGTAGCGGTTCTTTTTTTCACAGGGACAAAAGCTGGTTTTCCCTCGGTGGAAGAAGTTTGCCAGAAGAAGTGAGTTTTTACCGGTTTTTAGGTTTCGTCTCGGATCACCCAAAACACGGGCCACTACCACCCTGGAATTTCGACAATCCGGACCGGACTGAACTCCTGGACAATCCCACACCGGTTCTGCACGATGGAAAACGACGTAAAcaccgaggaagaggagaagctgGAGTAGGTCTCTCCCCCGGGAGTTCTGGTGGGCTACGGTTTATTAATCCTTCGTTTATCCCCTGACTT
This sequence is a window from Anopheles darlingi chromosome 3, idAnoDarlMG_H_01, whole genome shotgun sequence. Protein-coding genes within it:
- the LOC125957464 gene encoding uncharacterized protein LOC125957464 encodes the protein MQFQATPQPPQQQQQQPQPPPQQQQQQQQQQGGFRGPRQEKNDFYVGGQPGNKPPHFMNKPGPGGPPTIPPFNANAFVGPKPIYQQQNMNGGGPGGPGFNKFGAGPRTFGGPGGQPGMMPKKDFGGPKMYGPGSGGMGKPYGDDKPFDTFGGPKKYHSGGSPNGMGGMMGGMGGGYGGGMGNRNGYGPRPDYGNGFNKDDRAKIQSLKAKYPGQNLMKPMWENLEPFQKDFYVPHPNVMARSDEEVQVFRESTQVTVMGNNVPHPCQSFEEGNFPEYVMNEIKKQGFPRPTAIQSQGWPIALSGRDMVGIAQTGSGKTLAYMLPGLVHISHQKPLTRGDGPIVLVLAPTRELAQQIQTVVREFGNHSKPNIRYTCIFGGALKGPQVRDLERGVEVVIATPGRLIDFLERGITNLHRCTYLVLDEADRMLDMGFEPQIRKIVEQIRPDRQVLMWSATWPKEVQTLAEDFLRDYIQINIGSLSLAANHNIHQIVDVCEENEKESKLLKLLKEIASTDASNKIIIFVETKKKVDDLLKNIVRDGYGATSIHGDKSQSERDYVLQDFRHGKSTILVATDVAARGLDVEDVKYVINFDYPNSSEDYIHRIGRTGRCSQYGTAYTFFTPNNGRQARELLSVLEEAGQQPTVELVEMAKQTPGGKGRQRYNTRGSYGSSGGGMMGNGYQRRPPFNGGGGFGGPPKWGGMQNGGAGGGMMMGGGNRFGGPGGPNKYRDGGMYQRNENNWNKPNPQMMGGNGGQGGYQSHSPQSPQAGGAVGGAPGQQMYDPTQLRAYHPKNIYPGQYDDYTTALFAGGAAAAAAAAAAAAPGGGMRYYQNKAAHQGLGGMQQQSQPGGRYNPNGAQQYNMDGTPKPNNGGRSYPPKQQYGNGYAAGPGAPNQYPQLAAAAAAAAAAAGQTIPTAPPAGYTGFDPTGMQYQASYPITATTAAYYPYPTAAAPPPPPPQAQAAPVVPPVQQ